TCATCACCTCCAAACACGTAGAAACAATTAATTGCAATTTTACTGTCTagctcagagcagcagctcatTTATATGAAAACAGGTTCAAACCAACTACAGATGATAGAGCTCCTAGTTTTGTGTTGTACCTCATTACACAAAGTGTCACTAACCAACTatgctaaatatatatttactgaaaTTATGAAGCAACGTAGAATTTGCATCACCACTTAGATGAAGCCACAAATATCAAACTAATATTTCACCAGATGAATGGGGGGAATGACCAATCAACgacaataatataatatgattatGATTCGATAAAATTATAGAAAGGCTTGTGGTTACACAAAAGCAAGGCAGTGACTAATACCTGTTCCTGTACAAAACATTACCACATCTATGTCATTATGAAGCTTTGTTTCTTCAGTAAAGGTCTGTTGATGTCATGTTTTACAACTAGGCACAGCCAGACATCCACATCAGAAACATCTCTTCTGCTCATAACATGCTAAAAAGCTATACGCCTTGTTTTGCCAGTTTCACCTCCTGCAATTTAGTTTGACATTCAGtctattcaaatgtaaattactTAATGGTTCCTATTTATTCCCCGACATCTGAGGTCAAGTTGACAGCAAAGAGAACAAAGTGTACTACATTACAGTGTTACAATGTTCACTAAGGGgttgagattttgtttttaatgaagtaAGACTAAAGGCCACATTTACAATGTCATCATTGGGACTCCATTTATAGAAAATTGAAACTACATCCTTGATTTGAGCCCCCATCAAGAAATTCACACTGAAGCACTTAAACCATTATTCCACATCAGGTCAATAAACGTAGtatttcatcaaaacaaagggggaaaaatgttcAAGTACCATTGGATACAGAGTGTGGTTTCAGACAAAACTGGCTTAGTTTCAGTTTGTATTCACCATGGTCGAtaagatggggaaaaaagttcaGCATCATTAACCACACTCCAGAAAGGCTCTCAGTGCTAAGTTTCATATCAACATTCACTGCCTATTAGCCCAATTTAAGAACTGAAAATGTTCAGCTTGGACCAACATAAGTATTATATCTGTTAGTTAAACTGTAAGAACAGCCTTACCCCCAAGCAATGTAAGGCTCAGCAATCCTCAGCATGTTGATGGAAGCCTTGTTCAGCTTGACGAACACTCCATTGAAGATCTGGCGCAGACGGAGCAGCTGCAGAACTTTGCGGACCTTGGGGCTGACACCATTGATACTGTAAGACAAATGGGGACACGATTAGCATACAGATTCAGCATCAGGGTGAAGCTCTGTTCACTTGCAGCATCACTTGTGGTTTCAGAATCCAATTGGCTTATTTGACAGCTGTATCACCATGGTCGATAAGTCGGGGAAAGAGAGGTCATCATTAACCACACGAGTTGGAGCACAACATTTACATGGATCGCTATATGAACCACCTTCAGGCCAAAATGACATTGGGTTCTAAACATCCGCCAATTTACTTTAATTGTTTAACATCTATTAATGCAttcaaccctaaccctaaccctcagaTTAAGTACTTATGCAAATTCAAACAGCAACTTCAAGCTTTTGCACGTTTAGCATGCAAAGTCCAGACACGGTTGCAGCATGTGTTTAGGTTGAACATGAAGTAGTTTCAATGGTTAAGTGTCAACACATTGTGCCATGTGAGCAGGGACATGAAGGGTTGTTCCCAATCCTTAAAAGTATGATCATGGTCTATTTTGTTGGCACTCCAAGCAATCCATGTACATGTTACTGACAGTGCTGCTTGACAACAGGGGACAGTTCTGTTGCCAGACATGTGGACTCACCCTCTGATCCTGATGACGTAGGCCAGTTTGGGCTCGGCGGGCACATAGTAGTTTCCCACCTTGCGAGCGGTACGGGACAGGCGGATTTCACGCCTGTACATCTGCTTGTACTCAGTGTGGTACTTCTCAGCCCTCTTGTAGATCAGTTTCCTGGTCACTTTGCGGGCCTGTGAGCATAAACGGGGGAAAACGCATCCTCAGTCAGTGCGAGTGAGGGCTACTCTGCTGATCGGTTCAGTCACACACCGACAAACATCTGCGAGTCAAACATCGGCTCTCTGACCGGTGCCTTTCTTTCTTCGGACGTACCTTTTTGTCAGCCAGCAGCTTCTTGACACGCATGGCCTTCATGTTGGCGAAGGCCTTTCGCCTTTTCAAAAGGCTCTCAGGGACCGCcgccactttttttctgttggagaGATGCACAGCTTCATGACGCTTTCGTAGGCAAAAACACAGTATCGCATAATCTCACATAAATAACCACTCGACGGACACGTCTCCACTTTGCCGCTCGTAGCTACTAGCTAGCTGACCTGTCGCTAACCGGCTTCAACACAGGCTGCGTTACTTCAATTGAACGTTTGCCTGCGAACCTGGggagcatcagcagcagcagagaaaaagaaattgcaatAAATTCCCAACGTTATTCTCATATTAGCACAGAAACTAGCCACTTCTTCGGCGCATGGGGCTACAGAGACAGCCATGTTGGAACCACTACCCGCGATACACACATTCGGCGAGAAGTagtcacaacaacaataacaaccacAATCCTGAACAATACTATTTGGAGTATGATGTAGGCAAACTAAACAATCGACATAGGACGTAAAATTGTCTAAGATAATTATTCTAACAGCGGATGTGCTTAGATTTTAATACAGCGCCGAGCACTCACTCTGCGTCCGCCATTGCGTCCACCGAGAAAGAGGGATTTTTCTTTGCGCATGTGCGGGTTAATGGCTTTAGGACCCTTCCGGGCTGTCCTTCCAGCTGCCTGACGCACCAGTGTCTTAGAGCGAGCCAGACACTGCCGAGCGATATTCTAAAGTGAGcgttattgtattatatttttttataacataCACAATCAACTCGCTTCATTGTTCTATTGGGTAATTTGTCGTGAACTGTACAGTATTATATGTAGGTaaggttttgatttgttttattttaatcgTGGCGTTGCAAGTtcagtttttgtattttaattaatGCACGTTCGGTACGTTAAACTGGCATGTGTCTCttcagcgcccccccccccccccccccgtgatgGTACTGCTCTCCCGGCAGAGGGCGCCAACGCTTCATCTTACAGGCCGAGATCAGAGCGAGTGCAGCGGAATTTTTCTGCTGACCTTTCTCCGCTGGATGGATCCACTGGGTCTCAGTCAGtgtaggaagaaaaaagaaaaatacctttATGTTATAAAACGCATGATGATGCTCAGAGTGGTTACGAAATCATGGAATGACGTGCTGTTAGACTGGCCCCTTTAATTTAAAGTCCAGATAAATATGTTAAAGtgccacatttatttttgattcaaaatatttatttgactttacTCGAATATTTCTGATACTAAAACTTACCTTTCCCTtctttgtataaaaaaatatctggggAGGAAAAATGGGATCAACTTTTGCTTTTAATGTACatgatgaaatgtattattattattattattattattatgagttaatacttttcccccctcaggcaCCGTTTAAATGCAGGACTTTCGCTGAaagaaatattaacattttggCATCAGCCTAACATTAGTAAAGGATCTGACAAGTCTTCCACCGGGAGGTCGACCCACCTTAAACACTGAACATGGGCAAAgacgtgcgcgcgcgcgcacacacacacaaacacacacacaaacacaaacgaaaGCAGACAGACATGATCATTGCCAGAAAATGATGGCGGTAATATAATTTAGACTTCTGATTGAAATCCAGCAGATGTGATCCAAAAGCAGTTCAAACGACTGAATGGAGTTTATTCTGGGAGGAATAACGGTGCGTTATGCTTCCTCCATGAATGGACGGACACTAAACCTGGAATTACAAAACTCGTTCTGCTCGTGGTGGCGAACGGCACTGTCACAATCatctataattattttttaatctttcaaaaaaaaaaattcttaatcCCAATCCTTCCTGATCCTTCATATCATGAAAATAAGGATTAAGACAAGATCACTCATGAAAAAAACCGAACCGGAACCAACATGAAATTTAATCTGGTCTAGTCTTCTTTATTAATCTGCTAAACCACATTTTCATAGGACAAATaactttgaatatatatattttttttaaatagagccaaagaagaagcagcagcctTTACTGGGATTGTACAAGTGTTCAAATCCTCCAGGTTACATCACCTCTGAGTGTGTATGCGTTTGCACCAGGCGCTGGGGACTCAGTCCTATTGGGTCCGGCGCTGATGGGTGGACTGAATAAATAGCGAGGGGAGACGGGGAGTGAGGATGAGACgagtgaggcagcagcagaggaagtaGGAGGCGCAGACCAGGGAAGCTGCTCACAACCAAACTCTCTGCAGCCGCGCGGTGCACGGGCGACGGGACTCTGGCTGAGCTGCACCTCAACTCTCCTTTCACTCTCGAATCCTTGTTTGcgcctctttttctcccctcgcCACGgttgcgcgtgtgtgcgcgcgtttcCCTGCCTGCACCGCGATCCAAGTTTGTCGCCGTGTCTCCCGCGAACAGGTTGCAAAGAGGGAAGAGTCCCCCTACTCGCTCGCgcggctccttctcctcctcctccttctcctcctcctcctgctgctgctgcttttccacTCGAATTCGATCGACGGTTTCGGGTCAAGATGATCACCATCATCGCAGAGTTCTTCGTGGTCATCCTGAAAGTGCTGTGGGCGTTCGTCACCGCCGGCGCCAAGTGGGTGGTGCGGCCCAAGGAGAAGAGCGTGGCGGGACAGGTGTGCGTGATCACCGGCGCCGGCAGCGGCCTCGGGCGGCTCTTCGCCAAGGAGTTCGCCCGGCGACGAGCGATACTCGTGTTGTGGGACATAAACAGCCAGAGCAACGAGGAGACGGCGGAGATGGTGCGGCAGATCTACCACGAGCTGGACGCCCCCATGACGAAAGACGGTGAGTCTgtgctcctttttaaaaaaaaaatttggttgtatttgcagcattttggatgTCAGCGGGTTTTTACGCACGACATTGCCAAGACGCCGCTTTGTGTTCGAATCAGGTGCCATCGTATTGTTCTCCAAAATTGTACTAAACTCAGCTGCAAAGTAACATAATAACTTATGATTGTGCCAATTcagatttgtattattataataacctgcctttttttaattgaccaCCGTCTCCATCTCTTTCCCCCAACCCGCAGGCCCCATCggaggtgtggaggaggtgCCTCCGTTCCAGCCGCAGGTCTACACGTACGCGTGTGACGTCGGCAAGCGGGAGAGCGTGTACTCCACGGCCGAGAAGGTGCGTCGGGAGGTGGGCAATGTGGACATACTGATCAACAACGCCGGCGTCGTGTCCGGCCACCACCTGCTGGAGTGCCCCGACGAGCTGATCGAGCGCACCATGGTGGTCAACTGCCACGCGCACTTCTGGGTGAGTAAAATTCATCTTAGAGTTGTACCGATGCATGTTGGGTATTGGGGCGCTTACAAGTATGATGCTCTTCACGAGGACAGTGTTATCAGATGTGTGCTGCAGTGATGCCAGGTTCACAGGAATGTTTCCACTCTGACTTTGCTCTTCATTATCCCATCCTCCTCTGTGTGCCAAATCATTTCAAGAatcgcgtgtgcgtgcgtgtgcgtgtgcgtgtgtgtgtgtgtgtgtgtgtgttcgatcCCCAAGTATTGAGGGAATATGACTATAAATAGTTGCCGTGCGTTTTCAGATTTCAGCTCTGCTTTGTGTAATTCTGCCTGAGGACTGTCACGGGTTTGGCTGTAACTCTCGCCTTTACTGCTCCTTGGCAGCCCCCCTGTCAgggatgaccccccccccgtatGTCAGACCTTCCTTCTCCTGTCTTTTTCGCCATATTAAAATCTCACTCTGATGGCCGCTCACCACATTATGTTGGTACGGAGTGATTTGTTGTGtatgagatatttttttaatcttggcTCAGTTCCGTAGGCCTTCTTTCTTCCCCGATGTGAATACTTATCTGAAAGGTTATGTGGACTTGATGGAGTGAGTTTGTGCACTTTTTGATAAGCACAGGCTGCAGTGTTGAACcaggccaagtgtgtgtgtgtgtgtgtgtattttggaaGTGGGGACA
This window of the Scophthalmus maximus strain ysfricsl-2021 chromosome 21, ASM2237912v1, whole genome shotgun sequence genome carries:
- the rpl7 gene encoding 60S ribosomal protein L7; translation: MADAEKKVAAVPESLLKRRKAFANMKAMRVKKLLADKKARKVTRKLIYKRAEKYHTEYKQMYRREIRLSRTARKVGNYYVPAEPKLAYVIRIRGINGVSPKVRKVLQLLRLRQIFNGVFVKLNKASINMLRIAEPYIAWGYPNLKSVRELIYKRGHGRMRKQRIALTDNALVEKALGKYGIICVEDLIHEIYTVGKNFKPANNFLWPFKLSSPRGGMNKKTKHFVEGGDAGNREDQINRMIRRMN
- the rdh10a gene encoding retinol dehydrogenase 10-A, which encodes MITIIAEFFVVILKVLWAFVTAGAKWVVRPKEKSVAGQVCVITGAGSGLGRLFAKEFARRRAILVLWDINSQSNEETAEMVRQIYHELDAPMTKDGPIGGVEEVPPFQPQVYTYACDVGKRESVYSTAEKVRREVGNVDILINNAGVVSGHHLLECPDELIERTMVVNCHAHFWTTKAFLPKMLELNHGHIVTVASSLGLFSTAGVEDYCASKFGAIGFHESLSHELKASEKEGINMTLVCPYLVDTGMFKGCRIRKEIEPFLPPLKPEFCVKQAMRAILTDQPMICTPRIVYMVNFMKSILPFEAIVCMYRFLGADKCMYPFLAQRKEAMNNNEAKNGI